The Phaeodactylum tricornutum CCAP 1055/1 chromosome 2, whole genome shotgun sequence DNA window TGTTTCGGTTATCGCGGCGTGATTTTCACAGTCGACCCACCATGTTTCGGAAATTGGAAACATCGCATTGGACGGCCGAAACCGGCGGGCCATGCCATTCCGAAAAGATCCTCTACCATAACACACACGACACACATATATGGACAAGTGCATTCTTTCGATTAGGTTTTGCGGCAGGGTTGTCTAAAGTCGAAACAGCAAGCTTCCGACTATTCTTGGTACACAATCAAGGTAACAACCACTGACTGGCAAACCCTGACACGTCAATCGACACGATACCGCTCTTCCTCCTGGGCGTACTGACTAAAGCCCACCACATCCTTGGTTTCCCCAAACGAGCAAATCAAATCGTCCGTAGGTTTCCCTTGTTGTATCGATAGTAGAGCTTCTTGCATGGCCCggatcgacgacgacagcagcGTTAGTGGATATGCGGCGAACGTGTACCCCATTTGCTTCAATTCCGCCGGCGACAGAATCGGCGTCGATCCTTGCTCCAACATATTCGCCAATTTCGGTCCGTCCACACGCCGGCAATACTCTGCCATTTGCTCGATTGATTCGGGCGCTTCCAAGAACGTCATATCGGCACCAGCTTCCCGGAACGCCAAACACCGTTCCACCGCCGCCTCGAATCCGTCCGTGGCCAGCGCGTCCGTCCGCGCCAGAATCAACGGCCCACTACCGGCACCGTACTGCGCGCCGTACGCGTCCCGAGCGTCGCACGCCGCCCGCACCTTGGCCACCGCCGCGGCGACCCCCAGCACGCTCTTGCCCGCCACGTGACCGCACCGTTTCGGGGATACCTGGTCCTCGAGCATGATCCCCGCCATGCCCGCCCGGGCGTACCCCCACACGGTGCGCTGGACGTTCAAGGCGTTGCCGTAGCCCGTGTCGCCGTCGGCAATGCAAGGAATCGGCGCGGCGGTGCCCAATTCCCGGGCGGCGCGGGACAAGCCTTCCGCTAccgtggtggcggtggtcTGCATCTCTTGGTAGGACACGAGCTGCGTGTCGGGGTAGCCGTGCACGGCGGACACGCCAAAGCCCGTCAGAAAGGTGGCTGGAAAGCCCGCACGGGCTACCAGACGGGCCGTCAAGCCGTCGTAACAGCACGGCAGTAGAATAGGCGAATGGGCACTGTCGGGGCGTGTGCCATCGAGCTCGGCGTCAATCAGATTGCGCAATTGTTGCGGGGGTGGACACGCCAACGCACACGAACGGGGTCGGGAACGTGCCTCGCTGACAGGGAACGACACCGTACACGATACCACTACGCACAAAGGGAAAGTGACGCTGCGTCTTCGCATCCTCGCGAAAGTCCGAATCGATCGGTGCCAGCACCACGGTCGACAACTCTGCGGATTGCCAACCAACACGAGATCAGCTTCGAGGTTTGTGGTCGTCCCATTACGGTTTTGTCTGTGTTCACCTCTGGTGGGGCTGTCGAAGGCGCCATGGATTTGATAGCGTCGGTGTAGGTGTAGGGGCAGAAAACCCTGCTCCAAGACGATACGAGGGTTTTTGGTCGTACTAACGTACAGACGTTACTTTGGGTCTGCTTTGTATCTCCCCAACAATCGCGTGCATACCGGTATCTCAACGGTAAGAAGGTTTTTGGGCGTACTAACGTACAGACGTTACTTTGGGTCTGCTTTGTATCTCCCCAACAATCGCGTACATACCGGTATCTCAACGGTAAGAATTCCCCCCTCTACTAACTAGTGACaatctactagctagctaactAGACTCTGTAATAAAACCCACATTTTCAAAAGGCGCACGAGCTTTTTCGGGCCAATTATGTCGTCGATGagacttactgttaggagAGGCAAATGAAAAGTGATTTGCGAAACAACGGCATCGGCTCTTTTTACACCactacgacgacaacggcgCACAAACCACACCTTACCATGACGACTACCAGCAAGCTTCCCTTCGCGAGATACTCGCCCAGCGAGTCGTCCCACGACGAAGGACCCCAGCCTTCGACGCCACTGCAGTTGGAATGTTCCACTCTCTTTCGCGACGCACAGCTCAAAAGTTGCGAAATCCTTGCCCGTCTCGACCTGTCCCAGTCCATTACGGAACACCGTTCGTCGCAATTCGCGCTACACATGTTGGGGGACTGCGAGTTTGCCAGGAAATCCTACGCTCTCGCTAAAGCATTCTATCACCGGTGCTACGTTTACGACCAAAACTTGTATCGGTGGAAAGAGGCGCAATGCTTGCACGCCGTGGGTTCGTTCGTCGAGGCCGCGTCCGTACTGGAAACCGTCCCTAACGAACACCGCACGATGCCCATGAATATGGCTTTGGCCAATCTTTACGTCGAGACCTCCCGCAAACCCGCAGCCGAGGAAATCTACCGGACCTGTGTGCGGCAGAATCCGTACGCGTTGGAAGCTCTAGAAATACTCTCCATCGACTTTCAAGTCGAGAAGAGTGACTTGCTCACGCTTCTTCAAGAAGGTTTGGAGGCCCGGGGAGAAGGACCCAAAGTGCCGGATATTCTGCAAGATGTAATGATGGCAGCGGCGGCCACGTCGCCCTTGTATCGTTCCAAAGCCGTGGAGGCCATGCATTCGTGGAGTCGTTTCGATTCCACCTATCCCAACAATACTTACTTTCTCAAACTCAAGGCAACCGTACAGCTCCAATGCAACCACGAAAGAGGGGCCTTGGAAACCTTTGAGCACATTCGTAGCTTGGAAAACGCGACGCTGGAGCACATGGACGAATACGCAGAAATTCTCGTGCACAAAAACGACCTCGACGGCCTCAATGAAGTGGCCGACTCCATGTTATTAGTGGACGACACCCGACCCCAACCATGGGTAGCCTTGGCCTTGTATCACCAAGCGCGTGGCGATCACGAAAAGGCGCAAGCCTTTTGTGAAAAAGCCATTGACCTCGACCACCGCCACAGTCTCGCGCATCGAGTACAGGGTGCGATTTTCCTCGCAGACAATCGTGTGGAGCACGCGGCCGTGGCCTTTTTCCGCGCCAATGAACTCAAACGCGACGTTGTCTGCCTGGAGGGTCTCGTCGATGCGTATTTGGCGGCCCATAAAGGCAAGGAAGCGCGTGATTGCGCCAAACAAGTCCTTACGTTAAGTTACGAGGAAGCCCGTTCCCAAGCACTCCTTGGattggccatggccaagGGCGCAACCATTGTTCAGGGGCGGGACCGGGATCTCGCCAAAAAGTATTTGCGTCGAGCGCTATTGAAGGACCCCACGGCGCCTCGTCCGTTATTCACGTTGGTCGATCTTTGTCTCCACCAGGAAGACTACGACGAATGTATCGCGATCCTCAAGAAAGGTCTCGAGGGCACGTCGGAGGCGTTGACTACTGGCTTCCGCCAACCAGACCCGATCTATTGCCGCTTGGGCGAAGTGTATACCGAAATGAAGTTGTATACGGATGCACTGGAGTGCTTCCACAACGCTTTGGCCATCAATCCGGACAATACGACGGCCGCCCGGGCTCTGGAACGGACCGAGCGCCTGCTCGGTGGTACCGACCCCGAGTCCGATTTTCacgacgaaattgtggaGGACGCGCCGTCGCAGGAAAGTGACGGTGGTGGTACAGCCATTCCGTACAATGGCGGGGCAGAGTACTGATCGTGCAACCGAAGGCGGACGAACAACGGCAGACGTAACATGGGCCACGCCATGGTTTTTTTGATTGCGATACTATTTCGTCGAGAGCGTACCGTTTTATAGTTAATTTAAAAGCCGCCAAAAATATCAATTTTCTCTTGCGTTTTTTGTTTGTAATATTCCGCCTTTTCCGCATCGGCCGGAACACCGTCATCACCATGAGTGTACATGACGGCCAGATTATGGCAGGACGTGACATGCGATCCGGTGGTACAGGCCT harbors:
- a CDS encoding predicted protein, which translates into the protein MRRRSVTFPLCVVVSCTVSFPVSEARSRPRSCALACPPPQQLRNLIDAELDGTRPDSAHSPILLPCCYDGLTARLVARAGFPATFLTGFGVSAVHGYPDTQLVSYQEMQTTATTVAEGLSRAARELGTAAPIPCIADGDTGYGNALNVQRTVWGYARAGMAGIMLEDQVSPKRCGHVAGKSVLGVAAAVAKVRAACDARDAYGAQYGAGSGPLILARTDALATDGFEAAVERCLAFREAGADMTFLEAPESIEQMAEYCRRVDGPKLANMLEQGSTPILSPAELKQMGYTFAAYPLTLLSSSIRAMQEALLSIQQGKPTDDLICSFGETKDVVGFSQYAQEEERYRVD
- the APC7 gene encoding predicted protein — protein: MTTTSKLPFARYSPSESSHDEGPQPSTPLQLECSTLFRDAQLKSCEILARLDLSQSITEHRSSQFALHMLGDCEFARKSYALAKAFYHRCYVYDQNLYRWKEAQCLHAVGSFVEAASVLETVPNEHRTMPMNMALANLYVETSRKPAAEEIYRTCVRQNPYALEALEILSIDFQVEKSDLLTLLQEGLEARGEGPKVPDILQDVMMAAAATSPLYRSKAVEAMHSWSRFDSTYPNNTYFLKLKATVQLQCNHERGALETFEHIRSLENATLEHMDEYAEILVHKNDLDGLNEVADSMLLVDDTRPQPWVALALYHQARGDHEKAQAFCEKAIDLDHRHSLAHRVQGAIFLADNRVEHAAVAFFRANELKRDVVCLEGLVDAYLAAHKGKEARDCAKQVLTLSYEEARSQALLGLAMAKGATIVQGRDRDLAKKYLRRALLKDPTAPRPLFTLVDLCLHQEDYDECIAILKKGLEGTSEALTTGFRQPDPIYCRLGEVYTEMKLYTDALECFHNALAINPDNTTAARALERTERLLGGTDPESDFHDEIVEDAPSQESDGGGTAIPYNGGAEY